A window of the Glaciimonas sp. CA11.2 genome harbors these coding sequences:
- a CDS encoding universal stress protein yields MFNKILVTYNGTPDSRSALYECIQLHPPASTEVHLLAVIELSAHGMAGGYCPEVAFANRTQVIKEELEAGKALMVAAGLRVATHLQTGEPIDVIGSMAEALKVDLVIVGHSRRKAFSARWWRGSTDALLVERVKCNVLVAVQSAL; encoded by the coding sequence ATGTTCAATAAAATCCTGGTCACTTACAACGGCACGCCAGACAGTCGCTCGGCCTTATACGAATGTATTCAACTCCATCCGCCTGCTTCGACTGAAGTCCATTTGCTGGCCGTCATCGAACTGTCGGCGCATGGAATGGCGGGAGGTTATTGCCCGGAAGTGGCTTTTGCAAACAGGACTCAGGTCATTAAAGAAGAATTGGAAGCGGGTAAAGCATTAATGGTCGCCGCTGGACTGCGTGTGGCAACTCACCTTCAGACTGGCGAACCGATTGATGTGATCGGCTCAATGGCAGAAGCGTTAAAAGTCGATCTTGTGATCGTCGGGCACTCTCGCCGCAAAGCGTTTTCCGCCCGTTGGTGGCGCGGATCGACGGATGCTTTGCTCGTCGAACGGGTCAAATGCAACGTGTTAGTGGCTGTTCAAAGCGCCCTATAA
- a CDS encoding LLM class flavin-dependent oxidoreductase has product MIPISILDLVRITQGSTARTALDNARDLARHAEGWGYRRFWMAEHHNMIGIASAATAVAIAHVAAGTSTIRVGAGGVMLPNHAPLLIAEQFGTLASLFPGRIDLGLGRAPGTDQITTRALRRDSASAEEFPQDVLELQAFLAPAEPGQRIVAVPGVGTEVPLWILGSSTFGARLAAKLGLPYAFASHFAPDSLEAALQAYRAQFHASAQQASPHAMVGINIIAAETDAEAQRLATTQQMSFTDMFRGARGLSKPPIDDIETYWSGAEKAQASHMLAFSVVGSKQTVREGLERLISMTGADELMIVSDVFDHAARLRSYEIIADIARGA; this is encoded by the coding sequence ATGATCCCCATTTCGATCCTCGATTTGGTCCGTATTACGCAAGGTAGCACCGCCCGCACCGCGCTCGACAATGCGCGAGATCTCGCACGCCACGCTGAAGGTTGGGGCTACCGCCGATTTTGGATGGCCGAACATCACAATATGATTGGTATTGCCAGTGCTGCAACAGCTGTCGCGATTGCGCACGTTGCCGCTGGAACCAGCACGATTCGCGTGGGCGCTGGTGGCGTCATGCTACCAAACCACGCTCCACTCCTTATTGCCGAACAGTTTGGAACGCTTGCATCATTATTTCCGGGGCGCATTGATCTGGGACTGGGAAGGGCGCCGGGCACTGATCAGATTACTACGCGTGCGCTGCGCCGCGATTCTGCGAGCGCTGAAGAATTCCCGCAGGATGTACTCGAACTTCAGGCTTTTCTCGCGCCAGCTGAACCGGGCCAACGCATTGTCGCGGTACCAGGCGTAGGCACAGAAGTGCCTCTCTGGATTTTGGGATCGAGCACATTTGGTGCCAGACTTGCTGCCAAACTGGGTTTGCCATATGCATTCGCATCGCATTTTGCGCCGGATTCACTTGAGGCCGCGCTCCAAGCTTATCGGGCGCAATTTCATGCGTCTGCTCAACAGGCATCGCCGCATGCGATGGTGGGTATCAATATTATTGCCGCCGAGACCGACGCCGAAGCGCAGCGTCTGGCGACGACGCAACAAATGTCTTTTACCGACATGTTTCGCGGTGCCCGAGGTTTGAGCAAGCCACCAATCGATGATATTGAGACTTATTGGTCAGGTGCAGAGAAAGCGCAAGCATCGCATATGCTGGCTTTTTCGGTTGTCGGCTCGAAACAGACTGTACGCGAAGGGTTGGAAAGGTTAATTTCAATGACTGGTGCGGACGAATTGATGATCGTCTCGGACGTTTTCGATCATGCCGCACGGCTTCGGTCATATGAAATCATTGCAGATATAGCGCGCGGCGCCTAA
- a CDS encoding DUF1488 family protein, whose protein sequence is MLVNGKNTEITFAVPFEGGTVTCTVLAEALRHLTKNPASSLTRDQLVSAFLDNKPLIRAVALKELEMGVDEVILTASSF, encoded by the coding sequence ATGCTAGTTAATGGAAAAAATACCGAGATTACGTTCGCTGTGCCATTTGAGGGAGGAACAGTGACATGTACGGTGCTAGCCGAGGCGTTACGGCATTTAACAAAAAATCCGGCAAGTAGTCTCACTCGAGACCAATTGGTCAGCGCCTTTTTGGATAACAAACCCTTAATTCGAGCGGTAGCCCTTAAAGAGCTTGAAATGGGCGTCGATGAAGTAATTTTGACGGCATCGAGTTTTTAA
- a CDS encoding MipA/OmpV family protein has product MKENGQSKAILGAILGGITGLVLISSAVAQDSTTSDVDEFPQRIMGDLGVGVYEAPSEIHGEIRGKRSSTLILPYAYLDYGRLFARVDTFGIKTVKMGYGYLELTGRVSFDGFKTSNSTLRGLTERKNGIPLGIGTFQETPVGAFFLNAFYDVNKSHGTLLEAIYAGEIKAGPVNFYPQIGAEYRSANFVNYYYGITPAESAANKRYAAYQGKGTTNPLVALQVEIPINATWVVNVYGRYKWLGNGITNSPIVDKRTAQSYFVSLAYRFK; this is encoded by the coding sequence ATGAAAGAAAACGGCCAGAGCAAAGCCATACTGGGCGCCATCCTAGGAGGAATAACAGGATTGGTTTTAATTTCAAGCGCGGTTGCACAAGACTCGACCACGTCTGATGTTGATGAGTTTCCTCAGCGCATAATGGGTGATTTAGGCGTAGGTGTGTACGAGGCACCCAGCGAAATACACGGAGAAATACGTGGTAAACGTAGTTCAACCCTGATATTGCCGTACGCCTATCTTGACTATGGCCGGTTATTTGCGCGGGTCGATACCTTCGGCATAAAAACGGTCAAAATGGGGTATGGCTATCTGGAACTCACTGGTCGTGTCAGTTTTGATGGTTTTAAAACTTCCAACTCAACGCTAAGAGGTTTGACCGAACGCAAAAATGGGATTCCCTTAGGTATTGGCACTTTTCAGGAAACTCCGGTTGGTGCGTTCTTTCTGAACGCTTTTTACGACGTCAACAAATCGCATGGCACGTTGCTGGAAGCCATCTATGCAGGTGAAATAAAGGCTGGCCCGGTTAACTTTTACCCACAAATCGGTGCTGAATATCGCAGTGCAAATTTCGTTAATTATTACTACGGCATTACACCAGCCGAATCTGCCGCTAATAAACGTTACGCTGCCTATCAAGGCAAAGGCACAACAAATCCACTCGTGGCACTACAGGTCGAAATTCCTATTAATGCAACCTGGGTTGTCAACGTATACGGGCGCTATAAGTGGCTCGGCAATGGCATCACCAACAGTCCCATCGTCGACAAGAGGACGGCTCAAAGTTACTTTGTATCACTAGCTTATCGATTTAAGTAA
- the gndA gene encoding NADP-dependent phosphogluconate dehydrogenase: MTKQIIGVIGLAVMGRNLALNIESRGHSVSVYNRSAEKTDSLVAEFPDRNLVATYSLKEFIDSLEKPRRVLLMVKAGSATDETIAAVKPLLDNGDILIDGGNTHFTDTIRRNDDLAKSGIHFIGTGVSGGEEGALKGPAIMPGGQREAYDLVAPILTEIAAKAADGVPCVGYIGPNGAGHFVKMVHNGIEYGDMQLIAESYAVLKNVIGLSNQELSQVYSDWNKGELNSYLIEITSQIFAKKDTDTDKDLVDVILDRAAQKGTGKWTSQNALDLGAPLPLITEAVFARVLSSLKDERVAASKKLSGPLQQTYNGDRKALIDAVQRALYFSKIISYAQGFAQLRAASNEYKWDLDYGNIAKIFRAGCIIRASFLQKIMEAYATNKQLANLLLDDYFSEIAEKYQSALREVVIAALNAGVPVPAFSSAIAYFDAYRTERLPANLIQAQRDFFGAHTFERIDKKGSFHASWP; the protein is encoded by the coding sequence ATGACTAAGCAAATAATTGGTGTAATTGGATTGGCCGTAATGGGTCGTAATCTTGCACTAAATATTGAAAGCCGAGGCCATTCGGTCTCCGTCTATAACCGTAGTGCTGAAAAAACTGATTCGCTGGTCGCAGAATTTCCAGACCGCAATCTTGTTGCAACGTATTCTCTCAAAGAGTTCATCGATTCGCTCGAGAAGCCGCGCCGCGTCCTGTTAATGGTCAAAGCCGGTTCGGCGACTGATGAGACGATTGCTGCCGTCAAGCCGTTATTGGATAACGGCGACATCCTGATCGATGGTGGGAACACGCATTTTACCGATACCATTCGGCGCAACGACGATCTGGCCAAATCGGGTATTCACTTTATTGGCACCGGCGTATCCGGTGGCGAGGAAGGTGCGCTTAAAGGCCCCGCCATTATGCCGGGCGGGCAGCGCGAAGCTTACGATCTGGTCGCACCGATACTGACCGAAATCGCTGCCAAAGCGGCGGACGGCGTGCCCTGCGTAGGCTATATCGGCCCCAATGGCGCCGGACATTTTGTGAAGATGGTCCACAATGGGATTGAGTATGGCGACATGCAACTCATCGCAGAAAGTTACGCGGTCTTAAAAAACGTCATTGGCCTATCGAATCAAGAGCTAAGCCAGGTATATTCAGACTGGAACAAGGGTGAACTCAATAGTTACCTGATAGAAATCACTTCCCAGATTTTTGCAAAAAAAGACACCGATACCGATAAAGATTTGGTAGACGTCATCCTGGATCGGGCTGCACAAAAAGGCACCGGAAAATGGACCAGCCAAAATGCGCTGGATTTAGGCGCGCCGCTACCTCTTATCACTGAAGCAGTTTTTGCGCGCGTCTTATCGTCGCTCAAAGACGAACGAGTAGCAGCAAGCAAAAAACTGTCAGGACCGCTGCAACAAACCTATAACGGTGATCGCAAAGCACTGATTGACGCTGTGCAACGTGCGCTGTATTTCAGCAAAATCATTTCATACGCACAGGGCTTTGCACAGTTGCGTGCAGCATCGAATGAATACAAATGGGATCTGGACTACGGGAACATCGCTAAAATTTTCCGTGCCGGTTGCATCATCCGCGCCAGTTTTTTGCAAAAAATTATGGAGGCGTACGCTACTAACAAACAGTTGGCTAATCTGCTGCTGGATGACTACTTTTCCGAGATCGCAGAAAAATACCAATCCGCACTGCGCGAGGTTGTGATCGCTGCACTCAACGCTGGTGTGCCGGTCCCCGCGTTCTCGTCCGCGATTGCTTATTTTGATGCGTATCGAACCGAACGGCTTCCGGCCAATCTAATTCAGGCACAACGCGACTTTTTTGGCGCGCACACGTTCGAGCGGATTGATAAAAAGGGCAGCTTTCACGCTAGTTGGCCTTAA